One window of Posidoniimonas polymericola genomic DNA carries:
- a CDS encoding 3-hydroxyacyl-CoA dehydrogenase NAD-binding domain-containing protein — translation MAGSFHTSLAVQEDGLAVLTLDRQGSSANLLSSGVLDEIEAHLDALDKQSDAPGQSGVTGLVFLSAKPGIFIAGADLTEFAAGIDQSDEQVQQVARRGQLLLGRLAKSDYITVAAIDGVCVGGGAELAVWCDRRILTTSDKTQLGFPEVKLGLFPGWGGTARTPRMIGLSNGVELVTSGESVSAHEAAKLGLADDLVGDATQLLDAARRMIAAERASGAYLADRAKWSEPIAINPTELGFLGATASAYIQGQTGGHYPAPLAALELMLEASQVDLDAACQMEAARFAPLFGSPVNRALLNVFFLQDRAKKTDVGSRQSPDESSEHWQHANRVSVIGAGIMGQGIAAANVKRGIAVSMSDMREEALQAGISGVVREASYNKQIKGVDPELAVERSALIDAALSDAELGWADIVIEAVIENLEAKRQLFERLERHLGERTILCSNTSTIPISQLAEGLAHPDRFCGLHFFNPVRKMPLVEVIRGKRTSDATISAMAHYARRLGKTPVIVNDGPGFLVNRLLLPYMNEAALLVSEGHPIKEIERAAKDFGMPMGPITLYDVVGLDTCLHAGGVMLEAFPDRVVPAGIVEQLVEHQRLGQKNGRGFFDYPPTKPGKPPRGVPSDEVAKLIAQSPAERTVDAPPTPETLVDRLMLPMLLEATRTLEDGVAADVRDVDLALILGIGFPPHKGGLFHWADTIGAAAILERLKPLEPLGKRFEPTDMLKQVAAEGGKFYDVTQNAGPSSKETIL, via the coding sequence ATGGCAGGCTCTTTTCACACGTCGCTCGCTGTCCAGGAAGATGGGTTGGCGGTGCTCACGCTCGATCGGCAGGGGAGCAGCGCCAACCTGCTCTCTAGCGGCGTGCTCGACGAGATCGAGGCCCACCTCGACGCGCTCGACAAGCAATCCGACGCCCCGGGGCAGTCGGGCGTCACCGGGCTGGTGTTCCTGTCGGCCAAGCCGGGCATCTTCATCGCCGGCGCCGACCTGACCGAATTCGCCGCCGGCATCGACCAATCCGACGAACAGGTCCAGCAGGTTGCGCGGCGGGGCCAGCTGCTGCTCGGCCGGCTGGCCAAGAGCGACTACATCACGGTCGCCGCGATCGACGGCGTCTGCGTCGGCGGCGGGGCCGAGCTGGCCGTGTGGTGCGACCGCCGCATCCTGACGACCAGCGACAAGACCCAACTCGGCTTCCCCGAGGTCAAGCTCGGCCTGTTCCCCGGCTGGGGCGGCACCGCCCGCACGCCGCGGATGATCGGCCTGTCGAACGGGGTCGAGCTGGTCACCAGCGGCGAATCGGTCTCGGCCCACGAGGCCGCGAAGCTCGGCCTAGCGGACGACCTGGTCGGCGACGCTACGCAGCTGCTCGACGCGGCCCGGCGGATGATTGCCGCCGAACGCGCCAGCGGAGCCTACCTGGCAGACCGGGCCAAGTGGTCGGAGCCGATCGCGATCAACCCGACCGAGCTTGGGTTCCTCGGCGCCACCGCCAGTGCGTACATCCAGGGCCAGACCGGCGGCCACTACCCTGCCCCGCTGGCGGCGCTCGAGCTGATGCTCGAGGCCTCGCAGGTCGACCTCGACGCCGCGTGCCAAATGGAGGCCGCGCGGTTCGCCCCGCTGTTCGGCTCGCCCGTCAACCGCGCGTTGCTCAACGTGTTCTTCCTGCAGGACCGCGCGAAGAAGACCGATGTCGGCTCGCGGCAGTCGCCCGACGAGAGCTCCGAGCACTGGCAGCACGCCAACCGCGTGTCGGTGATCGGCGCGGGCATTATGGGCCAGGGGATCGCCGCGGCCAACGTCAAACGGGGCATCGCGGTGTCGATGTCGGACATGCGTGAGGAGGCCCTGCAGGCGGGGATCTCTGGCGTGGTCCGCGAGGCCTCGTACAACAAGCAGATCAAGGGGGTCGACCCGGAGCTGGCGGTCGAGCGGTCGGCGTTGATCGACGCCGCGCTATCGGACGCCGAGCTCGGCTGGGCCGACATCGTCATCGAGGCGGTCATCGAGAACCTCGAGGCCAAGCGTCAGCTGTTCGAGCGGCTCGAGCGGCACCTGGGCGAGCGGACCATCCTCTGCTCCAACACGTCGACGATCCCAATCAGCCAACTGGCCGAGGGGCTGGCCCACCCCGACCGGTTCTGCGGCCTGCACTTCTTCAATCCGGTGCGGAAGATGCCGCTGGTCGAGGTAATCCGCGGCAAGCGGACCAGCGACGCGACCATCTCCGCGATGGCGCACTACGCCCGCCGACTCGGCAAGACGCCGGTCATCGTCAACGACGGCCCCGGGTTCTTGGTGAACCGGCTGCTGCTGCCGTACATGAACGAGGCCGCCCTGCTGGTCAGTGAGGGGCATCCAATCAAGGAGATCGAGCGGGCCGCCAAAGATTTTGGCATGCCGATGGGCCCGATCACGCTGTACGACGTCGTGGGCCTGGACACCTGCCTGCACGCCGGCGGCGTGATGCTCGAGGCGTTCCCAGACCGCGTCGTGCCGGCGGGGATCGTCGAGCAGCTGGTCGAGCACCAACGCCTGGGCCAGAAGAACGGCCGCGGGTTCTTCGACTACCCGCCCACCAAGCCGGGCAAGCCGCCCCGCGGCGTGCCGAGCGACGAGGTCGCGAAGCTGATCGCGCAGTCGCCGGCCGAACGCACGGTCGATGCGCCGCCAACCCCAGAGACGCTCGTCGACCGGCTGATGCTGCCGATGCTGCTCGAGGCGACCCGCACCCTCGAGGACGGCGTGGCGGCCGACGTCCGTGACGTCGACCTGGCGTTGATCCTCGGGATTGGCTTCCCGCCGCACAAGGGCGGGCTGTTCCACTGGGCCGACACGATCGGCGCCGCGGCGATCCTGGAGCGCCTCAAACCACTGGAGCCGCTCGGCAAGCGGTTCGAGCCGACCGACATGCTCAAGCAGGTCGCCGCCGAGGGGGGCAAGTTCTACGACGTGACCCAGAACGCCGGCCCGAGTTCGAAAGAGACCATCCTGTAG
- a CDS encoding DUF6580 family putative transport protein: protein MREQTIRDSVIFMLLVAIGVAGRWGQPDWCITPIAATSLLAGYWFGRSSIAALVPLSTMLISDAALDGYQNFGVMLAVYAAMAAPVLLGRWLRRGEGARWAAKLAASSLLPATLFFLVSNLAVWAWSAQPYYEKTLAGLVQCYAMAAPFYGRMLAGDMAFTALLFGAMLVAAGDTAKQRAAA from the coding sequence GTGCGGGAACAGACGATTAGGGATTCGGTCATCTTCATGCTGCTCGTGGCGATTGGCGTGGCGGGCCGCTGGGGTCAACCCGACTGGTGCATCACCCCGATCGCCGCGACCTCGCTGCTGGCCGGCTACTGGTTCGGCCGGTCGTCGATTGCCGCCCTGGTCCCGCTGAGCACGATGCTGATCAGCGACGCCGCGCTCGACGGCTACCAGAACTTCGGCGTGATGCTCGCCGTGTACGCCGCGATGGCCGCCCCGGTGCTGCTGGGCCGCTGGCTCCGCCGCGGCGAGGGCGCCCGCTGGGCCGCCAAGCTGGCCGCCAGCTCGCTGCTCCCCGCGACGCTGTTCTTCCTCGTCAGCAACCTGGCCGTCTGGGCCTGGTCGGCGCAGCCCTACTACGAGAAGACGCTCGCCGGCTTGGTGCAGTGCTACGCGATGGCGGCGCCGTTCTACGGCCGGATGCTCGCCGGCGACATGGCGTTCACCGCTCTGCTGTTTGGCGCGATGCTGGTCGCCGCTGGCGACACCGCGAAGCAACGCGCGGCGGCCTAA
- a CDS encoding HEAT repeat domain-containing protein, translating to MMRPLLIAIAACACLVCVPLRAANSTYETIDDLGFSQQDAAGEKLVGYLDSEDSQQRWRAARALGNLGYKPAVDQLAGLLGDDDPVVQVHAMIALTRIGDVSPGVVEAIMEKVASSDERVARTALQTLKRLKPGPEKLAAALEKVLESDDQAVMSHALDALIEAGGAATPLLERALENEKSAYWAALAIEQIGPDCAGACNGLTKVLLRSQDDATLQQALLALAALGESAHQAAPAVQKVAAETKSDAVRIAACYALGNLGDSSATDLLRRLASQGGEFQQLVATWSIAKLHPDDPAAEKQAVGLLTKALASDRPEVREAAATGLSKLDAPVEVVAPALLSALESADAAQQSNIAAALASLGPKALDRAIAALDKPQFTDIAIEVLGRMGPDAEPAAEALAAKLEGASNEQRTRVQFALGAIGPGAESAAAQIAAGLASDDPAVRQSALFALRQTGGGADARDQVAAFMKSSSDDFEKLAAAWTLARLEPSGEQLATLASVLKEGLGNSEPQARIETIDAIASLGPAALPLKAAVEKAAESDSNSDVREAAEGVAAGL from the coding sequence ATGATGCGTCCCCTGTTGATTGCTATCGCCGCCTGTGCCTGCCTGGTTTGCGTTCCGTTGCGGGCAGCGAATTCAACCTACGAAACCATTGACGACCTCGGCTTCAGCCAGCAGGACGCGGCCGGCGAGAAGCTGGTCGGGTACCTCGATAGCGAGGACTCCCAGCAGCGTTGGCGGGCCGCCCGGGCGCTCGGCAACCTCGGCTACAAGCCGGCCGTCGACCAGCTTGCGGGGCTGCTCGGCGATGACGATCCTGTGGTGCAGGTGCACGCCATGATCGCGCTGACGCGGATCGGCGACGTCTCGCCCGGCGTGGTCGAAGCGATTATGGAGAAGGTCGCCTCGTCCGACGAGCGGGTCGCCCGCACGGCGTTGCAGACCCTCAAGCGGCTGAAGCCCGGTCCGGAAAAGCTCGCCGCGGCGCTCGAGAAGGTGCTGGAGTCCGACGACCAGGCGGTGATGTCGCACGCCCTGGACGCGTTGATCGAGGCCGGCGGCGCCGCGACGCCGCTGCTCGAGCGGGCCCTCGAGAACGAAAAATCGGCCTACTGGGCCGCGCTGGCGATTGAGCAGATCGGCCCGGACTGCGCCGGCGCGTGCAACGGCCTGACCAAGGTGCTGCTCCGCTCGCAGGACGACGCGACCCTGCAGCAGGCGCTGTTGGCCCTGGCCGCGCTCGGCGAGTCGGCCCACCAAGCCGCGCCGGCCGTCCAGAAGGTGGCCGCCGAAACCAAGTCGGACGCGGTCCGCATCGCCGCCTGCTACGCCCTGGGCAACCTGGGCGACTCGTCGGCGACCGACCTGCTCCGCAGGCTCGCTAGCCAGGGGGGCGAGTTCCAGCAGCTCGTCGCGACCTGGTCGATCGCGAAGCTGCACCCGGATGATCCGGCCGCCGAGAAGCAGGCCGTCGGCCTGCTGACCAAGGCCCTCGCCAGCGACCGCCCCGAGGTCCGCGAGGCGGCCGCCACCGGCCTGAGCAAGCTCGACGCCCCGGTGGAGGTGGTCGCGCCGGCCCTGCTGAGCGCCCTGGAGAGCGCCGACGCCGCGCAGCAGTCGAACATCGCCGCCGCCCTGGCGAGCCTTGGCCCGAAAGCGCTCGACCGGGCGATCGCCGCGCTCGACAAACCCCAGTTCACCGACATCGCCATCGAGGTCCTCGGCCGCATGGGCCCCGACGCCGAGCCGGCCGCCGAAGCCCTGGCCGCCAAGCTGGAGGGCGCCTCGAACGAGCAGCGGACCCGCGTCCAGTTCGCCCTCGGCGCTATAGGCCCCGGGGCCGAGTCGGCCGCGGCCCAGATCGCAGCCGGCCTTGCCAGTGATGACCCTGCGGTCCGGCAGAGCGCGCTCTTCGCCCTCCGCCAGACCGGCGGCGGAGCCGACGCCCGTGACCAGGTCGCCGCGTTCATGAAGTCCTCTTCGGACGACTTCGAGAAGCTCGCTGCCGCGTGGACCCTGGCCCGCCTGGAGCCGTCCGGCGAGCAGCTCGCAACGCTGGCGAGCGTGCTGAAGGAAGGGCTCGGCAATTCCGAGCCGCAGGCCCGAATCGAGACGATCGACGCCATCGCCAGCCTCGGCCCGGCGGCCTTGCCGCTGAAGGCCGCGGTCGAGAAGGCCGCCGAGTCGGACTCGAACAGCGATGTTCGCGAAGCGGCCGAGGGTGTAGCGGCGGGGCTGTAA
- the fadA gene encoding acetyl-CoA C-acyltransferase FadA has product MSAVIIDACRTAIGRAHPERGAFRDVRSDDLAVQVIKTLVARTGVDPAAIEDVILGCTQQQGEQGLNVGRLVAIMAGLPFTTAGASVNRLCGSSLQALNQAAHAIAAGAEDVQIVGGLEHMQHFPMDAGIDINPALFHRTSKAALMMGVTAEFLAQTNGISRADQDAFALASHQNAVAAYDAGRFTAEIVPVWGRDEAGARTLIERDQCVRADTSLEALGALKPAFMPKIGTVTAGNSSPLNDGAAALLIMSEQRARDLGLRPMARVLSTAVAGVEPCVMGTGPVPATRKALKRAGLKLSDIELVELNEAFAAQALACVRALDLKPERVNVNGGSIAIGHPLGASGARIATTLLHAMVDRDASLGLATMCIGAGQGVATVFERV; this is encoded by the coding sequence ATGTCCGCTGTCATCATCGACGCCTGCCGCACCGCGATTGGCCGCGCTCACCCCGAGCGTGGGGCCTTCCGCGACGTGCGCAGCGACGACCTCGCGGTCCAGGTCATCAAGACGCTGGTCGCGCGGACCGGGGTCGACCCGGCGGCGATCGAGGACGTCATCCTCGGCTGCACGCAGCAGCAGGGCGAGCAGGGCCTGAACGTCGGCCGGCTGGTGGCGATCATGGCCGGCCTGCCGTTCACTACGGCCGGCGCGTCGGTCAATCGGTTGTGCGGCAGCAGCCTGCAGGCGCTCAACCAGGCGGCGCACGCCATCGCCGCCGGCGCCGAGGACGTGCAGATCGTCGGCGGGCTGGAGCACATGCAACACTTCCCGATGGACGCCGGCATCGACATCAACCCGGCGCTGTTCCACCGGACCAGCAAGGCCGCGTTGATGATGGGCGTCACGGCCGAGTTCCTCGCCCAGACGAACGGCATCAGCCGCGCGGACCAGGACGCCTTTGCCCTGGCGAGCCACCAGAACGCGGTCGCCGCGTACGACGCCGGCCGCTTCACGGCCGAGATCGTCCCCGTGTGGGGCCGCGACGAGGCCGGCGCCCGCACCCTGATCGAACGCGATCAGTGCGTGCGGGCCGACACCAGCCTCGAGGCGCTCGGCGCGCTCAAGCCGGCCTTCATGCCCAAGATCGGCACAGTCACCGCCGGCAACAGCAGCCCGCTGAACGACGGAGCCGCCGCCCTGCTGATCATGTCCGAGCAGCGGGCCCGCGACCTCGGCCTGCGGCCGATGGCGCGGGTGCTCTCGACCGCGGTCGCCGGGGTCGAGCCGTGCGTGATGGGGACCGGCCCTGTCCCCGCGACGCGTAAGGCGCTCAAGCGGGCCGGGCTCAAGCTGTCCGACATCGAGCTCGTGGAGCTCAACGAGGCGTTCGCCGCCCAGGCGCTCGCCTGCGTGCGGGCGCTCGACCTGAAACCCGAGCGGGTGAACGTCAACGGCGGGTCGATCGCGATTGGCCACCCGCTGGGCGCCAGTGGGGCCCGGATCGCCACGACCCTGCTGCACGCGATGGTCGACCGCGACGCGTCGCTCGGCCTGGCCACGATGTGCATCGGCGCCGGCCAGGGCGTCGCGACCGTTTTCGAGCGGGTATAA
- a CDS encoding DUF4430 domain-containing protein: protein MASPARGWAFPLLLMAVLGAVVLWNTIRSSPNVKPAPTNGPVEGEVVVELNVEGQPPLERAVPPVGGNALSALQAAGEASDAFRPDVSGSGSSAFVEAVGGVGNEGFGGRNWTFEVNGRPADRSAAITPVKDGDRVLWKFAPPE from the coding sequence ATGGCCAGTCCTGCCCGTGGCTGGGCGTTCCCGCTGCTGCTGATGGCGGTGCTGGGGGCCGTGGTGCTGTGGAACACAATCCGGAGCAGCCCCAACGTCAAGCCTGCCCCCACAAATGGCCCAGTTGAGGGCGAGGTTGTGGTCGAGTTGAACGTCGAGGGTCAGCCGCCGCTCGAACGGGCAGTTCCCCCGGTTGGCGGCAACGCCCTGTCGGCGCTCCAGGCCGCCGGAGAGGCGTCCGACGCGTTCCGGCCAGACGTCAGCGGGAGCGGGTCTTCGGCGTTTGTGGAGGCTGTCGGGGGGGTCGGAAATGAGGGCTTCGGGGGACGCAATTGGACGTTCGAGGTCAACGGCCGGCCGGCCGACCGCAGCGCGGCAATCACTCCAGTCAAAGACGGCGACCGCGTCTTGTGGAAGTTCGCCCCGCCCGAGTAG